The following are encoded in a window of Streptococcus pasteurianus genomic DNA:
- the ndk gene encoding nucleoside-diphosphate kinase: protein MEKTFFMIKPDGVRRGLVGEVLHRIERRGFTIEKLEMRMATPELLEKHYADLVDRPFFPLIVDFMTSGPVITGVMSGNEVITSWRTMMGATNPKEALPGTIRGDYAQAPDESGATFNIVHGSDSPESVEREIALWFGE from the coding sequence ATGGAAAAAACTTTCTTTATGATTAAACCAGATGGTGTGAGACGCGGGCTTGTTGGTGAGGTGCTTCACCGTATTGAACGACGTGGTTTTACAATTGAAAAATTGGAGATGCGCATGGCAACCCCAGAATTATTAGAAAAACATTATGCTGATTTGGTTGACCGCCCATTTTTCCCGCTAATCGTTGATTTTATGACAAGTGGTCCAGTAATTACTGGCGTTATGTCTGGAAACGAAGTCATCACTTCATGGCGTACAATGATGGGAGCGACAAATCCTAAAGAAGCTCTCCCAGGGACAATCCGCGGAGACTATGCTCAAGCACCAGACGAAAGTGGCGCAACATTTAACATCGTTCACGGTTCAGACTCACCAGAATCAGTTGAACGCGAAATCGCCCTCTGGTTTGGAGAATAA
- a CDS encoding type II toxin-antitoxin system HicB family antitoxin, producing the protein MLKSYPAIFHKEDDGSFWVEFPGYSGGTEGDDVEEAMKNAREMLESSLAAYLDEGLELPKVVDMSELSVEVGFITLIQAAPSPYLKSTKAIRKNVTVPEWLVRFADREYVNYSECLAQVLEKKLKL; encoded by the coding sequence CTGTTAAAATCATATCCAGCAATTTTTCACAAAGAAGATGATGGAAGTTTTTGGGTAGAATTTCCAGGATATAGTGGTGGTACCGAAGGTGATGACGTCGAAGAAGCGATGAAAAATGCTCGAGAAATGTTAGAAAGCTCATTGGCTGCTTATTTAGATGAAGGGTTAGAGCTTCCAAAAGTTGTTGATATGAGTGAATTATCAGTTGAAGTTGGTTTTATTACTTTAATTCAAGCAGCCCCTTCCCCATATTTAAAAAGTACCAAAGCCATTCGAAAAAATGTTACGGTTCCAGAATGGTTAGTCAGATTCGCTGATCGAGAATATGTTAATTATTCAGAATGTTTGGCACAAGTTTTAGAGAAAAAATTAAAGCTTTAA
- the csn2 gene encoding type II-A CRISPR-associated protein Csn2, giving the protein MKINFPILDEPIEILDATILTVEDVTVFSNLVREFYSYSEECDLKLFDEKLRSLKVSELLLVTDIFGFDINSQSMLKLIHADLESQLNDKPEVKSMIEQLANTITELLSYECLENELDLEYDKITILELIKALGVKFETQSDTIFEKCFEILQVYNYLSKKKLLIFVNSGAYLTKNEMEKLIEYIKLSNQKVLFLEPRILYDFPQYVLDSDYFLIAENIN; this is encoded by the coding sequence ATGAAGATTAATTTTCCCATACTTGACGAACCAATTGAAATTCTTGATGCAACTATTTTAACGGTTGAAGATGTTACTGTATTTTCAAATCTTGTTAGGGAATTCTATTCTTACTCTGAAGAATGCGACTTGAAGTTGTTTGATGAGAAATTACGGTCTTTAAAAGTCTCAGAATTACTTTTGGTGACAGATATTTTCGGATTTGATATTAATTCACAGTCAATGCTAAAACTCATTCATGCTGATTTGGAGAGTCAATTAAATGACAAACCAGAAGTGAAATCAATGATTGAGCAGTTGGCAAACACCATTACAGAGTTGCTCTCGTATGAGTGTTTGGAAAATGAGTTGGACTTGGAATATGATAAAATTACCATTTTAGAACTTATTAAAGCTCTTGGTGTGAAATTTGAAACACAGAGTGATACTATTTTCGAAAAATGCTTTGAAATTCTTCAAGTTTATAATTATCTTAGTAAGAAGAAATTGTTAATTTTTGTTAATAGTGGGGCTTATTTAACCAAAAATGAAATGGAAAAACTAATAGAGTATATCAAGCTTTCAAATCAAAAAGTACTTTTTCTAGAGCCGCGAATACTTTATGATTTTCCGCAATATGTGTTGGATAGTGATTATTTTTTGATAGCAGAAAATATAAATTAA
- the cas2 gene encoding CRISPR-associated endonuclease Cas2 translates to MSYRYMRMILMFDMPIETAEERKAYRKFRKFLLSEGFIMHQFSVYSKLLLNNSANKAMIDRLQANNPKKGSITLLTVTEKQFARMIYLNGERNTSVANSDRRLVFLGEDYSDED, encoded by the coding sequence ATGAGTTATCGATATATGCGAATGATTTTAATGTTTGATATGCCAATCGAAACAGCAGAAGAACGAAAAGCCTATCGTAAATTTCGAAAGTTTTTATTGAGTGAAGGCTTTATCATGCACCAATTTTCGGTTTATAGCAAATTGTTATTAAATAATTCTGCCAATAAAGCCATGATTGATAGGTTGCAAGCCAATAATCCTAAAAAAGGAAGCATCACACTTTTGACAGTGACTGAAAAACAGTTTGCTCGTATGATTTATTTGAATGGTGAGAGAAATACCAGCGTCGCCAATTCTGATAGACGTCTTGTATTTCTTGGAGAGGATTATAGCGATGAAGATTAA
- the cas1 gene encoding type II CRISPR-associated endonuclease Cas1, which yields MGWRTVIVNEHSKLSYKNNHLIFKDAYHTEMIHLEEIDILLLETTNIVLTTMLIERLVERNILIIFCDEKRLPTAMLTPYYGRHDSSLQLTNQIAWDDDVKCDVWTTIIAQKILNQSIYLGECSFFEKSQSIMELYRGLESFDPSNREGHSARIYFNTLFGNDFSREQDNDINAGLDYGYTLLLSMFARELVVCGCMTQFGLKHANQFNQFNLASDIMEPFRPIVDRIVYENRNASFVKIKRELFTMFDETYSYNHKEMFLNNIVSDYTKKVVKALNHGGKGVPEFRI from the coding sequence ATGGGATGGCGTACGGTTATTGTTAATGAGCATTCTAAATTGTCGTATAAGAATAATCATTTGATTTTTAAAGATGCTTATCATACTGAAATGATTCATCTGGAAGAGATTGATATTCTGTTGCTTGAAACGACGAATATTGTGTTGACGACGATGTTGATTGAACGCTTAGTCGAGAGAAATATTTTAATTATTTTTTGTGATGAAAAACGTTTGCCAACTGCAATGCTGACGCCTTACTATGGACGCCACGATTCTAGTTTACAGCTGACAAATCAAATTGCTTGGGACGATGATGTCAAATGTGATGTTTGGACAACAATTATTGCCCAGAAAATATTAAATCAAAGCATATATCTTGGTGAGTGTTCTTTCTTTGAAAAATCTCAATCTATTATGGAGTTATATCGCGGCTTAGAGTCTTTTGATCCCAGTAATCGTGAGGGACATTCTGCAAGAATTTATTTTAATACCTTGTTTGGAAATGATTTCTCGCGTGAACAGGATAATGACATTAATGCTGGATTAGACTATGGATATACTTTGTTGTTGAGCATGTTTGCGCGTGAATTAGTTGTTTGTGGTTGTATGACGCAATTTGGCTTAAAACATGCTAACCAATTCAACCAGTTTAATCTGGCTAGTGATATCATGGAGCCATTTCGTCCAATTGTTGATAGAATTGTGTATGAAAATCGTAACGCTTCTTTTGTTAAAATTAAACGCGAATTGTTTACGATGTTTGATGAAACCTATTCTTATAACCATAAAGAAATGTTCCTAAACAATATCGTTAGTGATTATACAAAGAAAGTGGTTAAAGCTCTAAATCATGGTGGGAAAGGGGTTCCTGAATTTAGGATATGA
- the cas9 gene encoding type II CRISPR RNA-guided endonuclease Cas9 (Cas9, originally named Csn1, is the large, multifunctional signature protein of type II CRISPR/Cas systems. It is well known even to general audiences because its RNA-guided endonuclease activity has made it a popular tool for custom editing of eukaryotic genomes.), translating into MTKKNYSIGLDIGTNSVGWAVITDDYKVPAKKMKVLGNTDKKYIKKNLLGALLFDSGETAEATRLKRTARRRYTRRKNRLRYLQEIFAEEMTKVDESFFQRLDESFLRWDDDNKKLGRYPIFGNKADVVKYHQEFPTIYHLRKHLADSSEKADLRLVYLALAHMIKFRGHFLIEGELNAENTDVQKIFADFVGVYDRTFDDSHLSEITVDAASILTEKISKSRRLENLIKYYPTEKKNTLFGNLIALALGLQPNFKMNFKLSEDAKLQFSKDSYEEDLGELLGKIGDDYADLFTSAKNLYDAILLSGILIVDDNSTKAPLSASMIKRYVEHQEDLEKLKEFIKANKSELYHDIFKDKNKNGYAGYIENGVKQDEFYKYLKNTLSKIAGSDYFLDKIEREDFLRKQRTFDNGSIPHQIHLQEMHAILRRQGDYYPFLKENQDRIEKILTFRIPYYVGPLARKDSRFSWAEYHSDEKITPWNFDKVIDKEKSAEKFITRMTLNDLYLPEEKVLPKHSHVYETYAVYNELTKIKYVNEQGKDSFFDSNMKQEIFDHVFKENRKVTKEKLLNYLNKEFPEYRIKDLIGLDKENKSFNASLGTYHDLKKILDKAFLDDKVNEEVIEDIIKTLTLFEDKDMIHERLQKYSDIFTADQLKKLERRHYTGWGRLSYKLINGIRNKENNKTILDYLIDDGSANRNFMQLINDDTLPFKQIIQKSQVVGDVDDIEAVVHDLPGSPAIKKGILQSVKIVDELVKVMGDNPDNIVIEMARENQTTNRGRSQSQQRLKKLQNSLKELGSNILNEEKPSYIEDKVENSHLQNDQLFLYYIQNGKDMYTGDELDIDHLSDYDIDHIIPQAFIKDDSIDNRVLTSSAKNRGKSDDVPSLDIVRARKAEWVRLYKSGLISKRKFDNLTKAERGGLTEADKAGFIKRQLVETRQITKHVAQILDARFNTESDENDKVIRDVKVITLKSNLVSQFRKDFEFYKVREINDYHHAHDAYLNAVVGTALLKKYPKLASEFVYGEYKKYDIRKFITNSSDKATAKYFFYSNLMNFFKRVIRYSNGKVIVRPVVEYSKDTEDIAWDKKSNFRTICKVLSYPQVNIVKKVETQTGGFSKESILPKGDSDKLIPRKTKKAYWDTKKYGGFDSPTVAYSVFVVADVEKGKAKKLKTVKELVGISIMERSFFEENPVEFLENKGYHNIREDKLIKLPKYSLFEFEGGKRRLLASASELQKGNEMVIPGYLVKLLYHAQRINSFNSTKYLDYVSAHKKEFEKVLSCVEDFANLYVDVEKNLSKIRAVADSMDNFSIEEISNSFINLLTLTALGAPADFNFLGEKIPRKRYTSTKECLNATLIHQSITGLYETRIDLSKIGEE; encoded by the coding sequence ATGACTAAGAAAAATTACTCAATCGGGCTCGATATTGGTACGAACAGTGTAGGCTGGGCTGTGATTACTGATGATTACAAAGTTCCAGCTAAAAAGATGAAAGTTTTAGGAAATACTGATAAAAAGTACATAAAGAAAAATTTACTAGGTGCATTGTTATTTGACAGTGGCGAAACAGCTGAAGCGACTCGTTTGAAACGTACAGCTCGACGTCGTTATACGCGTCGTAAAAATCGTTTGCGTTACCTACAAGAAATTTTTGCGGAAGAAATGACTAAAGTTGATGAAAGTTTCTTTCAACGTTTGGATGAATCTTTCTTGAGATGGGATGATGATAATAAAAAATTGGGGCGTTATCCAATTTTTGGGAACAAAGCAGATGTGGTTAAGTATCATCAAGAGTTTCCTACAATCTATCATTTGCGAAAACATCTTGCAGATTCATCTGAAAAAGCAGATTTACGCTTGGTTTATCTTGCTTTAGCTCATATGATTAAATTCCGTGGACATTTCTTAATTGAGGGTGAATTGAACGCTGAAAATACAGATGTTCAAAAAATATTTGCTGATTTCGTAGGAGTGTATGATAGAACATTTGATGATAGTCACTTATCAGAAATTACGGTTGACGCTGCAAGTATTTTGACAGAAAAAATTAGCAAATCACGTCGTTTAGAGAATCTTATTAAATACTACCCAACAGAAAAGAAAAATACTTTATTTGGAAATCTTATTGCTTTGGCTTTAGGATTACAGCCTAATTTTAAAATGAATTTCAAATTATCTGAAGATGCTAAGTTGCAATTTTCTAAAGATTCCTATGAAGAAGATTTAGGAGAGTTACTTGGGAAAATTGGAGACGATTATGCAGATTTATTTACTTCAGCTAAAAATCTTTATGATGCAATCTTACTTTCAGGTATCTTAATTGTCGATGATAATTCAACTAAAGCTCCTTTATCAGCTTCGATGATTAAACGTTATGTTGAACACCAGGAAGATTTAGAAAAACTAAAAGAATTCATTAAGGCAAATAAATCTGAGTTGTATCACGATATTTTTAAAGATAAAAACAAAAATGGTTATGCGGGCTATATTGAAAATGGTGTTAAACAAGATGAATTCTATAAATATTTAAAAAATACTCTCTCTAAAATTGCTGGAAGTGATTATTTCCTAGATAAAATTGAACGTGAAGATTTCTTAAGAAAACAAAGAACATTTGATAATGGTTCGATTCCGCACCAAATTCATTTACAAGAAATGCATGCAATTTTGCGCCGTCAAGGTGATTATTACCCATTTCTAAAAGAGAACCAAGATAGAATTGAAAAAATCTTGACTTTTAGAATCCCTTACTATGTCGGTCCGTTAGCACGAAAAGATAGCCGATTTTCATGGGCAGAATATCATTCAGATGAGAAGATTACACCGTGGAATTTCGATAAGGTAATTGATAAAGAAAAGTCAGCTGAAAAATTTATTACACGCATGACTTTAAATGATTTGTATTTACCAGAGGAGAAAGTTCTACCAAAACACAGTCATGTATATGAAACATATGCGGTTTATAATGAATTAACCAAAATTAAGTATGTCAATGAGCAAGGAAAAGATTCTTTCTTTGATTCAAATATGAAACAAGAAATCTTTGACCATGTTTTTAAAGAAAATCGCAAAGTTACCAAGGAAAAACTTTTAAATTACCTTAATAAAGAATTTCCTGAATATCGTATTAAAGATTTAATTGGACTTGATAAAGAAAATAAATCTTTCAATGCTAGTCTTGGAACTTACCATGATTTGAAAAAGATTTTGGATAAAGCTTTCTTGGATGATAAAGTAAATGAAGAAGTCATTGAAGATATTATTAAAACGTTAACTTTGTTTGAAGATAAAGATATGATTCATGAACGTCTTCAAAAATATAGTGATATTTTTACAGCTGATCAATTGAAAAAACTTGAACGACGTCATTATACTGGTTGGGGACGTTTGTCATATAAATTAATTAACGGTATTCGTAATAAAGAAAATAATAAGACCATTCTTGATTATCTGATTGATGATGGTTCTGCTAATCGTAACTTTATGCAGTTAATTAACGATGATACATTACCATTTAAACAAATCATCCAAAAATCGCAAGTTGTTGGTGATGTCGATGATATTGAAGCTGTTGTTCATGATTTACCTGGAAGTCCTGCTATTAAAAAAGGTATTCTACAAAGTGTCAAAATCGTTGATGAGCTAGTTAAAGTGATGGGAGATAATCCTGATAATATTGTTATTGAAATGGCGCGTGAAAATCAAACAACTAATAGAGGAAGAAGCCAATCCCAACAACGTTTGAAAAAACTTCAGAACTCATTAAAAGAGTTAGGAAGTAATATTCTTAATGAGGAAAAACCATCATATATTGAAGATAAGGTTGAAAATAGTCATCTTCAAAATGATCAACTCTTCCTTTACTACATTCAAAATGGTAAAGATATGTACACTGGTGATGAGTTGGATATTGACCATCTAAGCGATTATGATATTGACCACATTATTCCTCAAGCCTTTATTAAGGATGACTCTATTGATAATCGAGTACTAACAAGTTCTGCTAAAAATCGAGGTAAATCAGATGATGTACCAAGTCTTGATATTGTTCGTGCTAGAAAGGCAGAATGGGTTCGATTGTATAAATCAGGACTAATCTCTAAACGTAAATTTGATAATTTAACGAAAGCCGAACGTGGTGGATTGACTGAAGCAGATAAGGCTGGCTTTATTAAACGTCAATTGGTTGAAACACGTCAAATCACAAAACATGTGGCACAAATTTTAGATGCTCGTTTCAATACAGAAAGTGATGAAAATGACAAGGTGATTCGTGATGTGAAAGTCATTACTTTAAAATCAAATCTGGTTTCACAATTCCGAAAAGATTTTGAATTTTACAAAGTTCGCGAGATCAATGATTATCATCATGCTCATGATGCTTATCTTAATGCAGTTGTTGGAACAGCATTATTGAAAAAATATCCTAAATTAGCTTCTGAATTTGTTTATGGTGAGTACAAGAAATATGATATTCGTAAATTTATCACTAATTCAAGCGATAAAGCAACAGCGAAATATTTCTTCTATTCAAATTTGATGAACTTCTTTAAACGTGTTATAAGATATTCAAATGGTAAAGTAATAGTTCGGCCAGTTGTTGAGTATAGTAAGGATACTGAAGACATCGCTTGGGATAAGAAGAGCAATTTCAGGACGATATGTAAAGTTCTTTCCTACCCACAAGTCAATATTGTTAAAAAGGTTGAGACTCAGACGGGAGGATTCTCAAAAGAATCAATTTTACCTAAAGGTGACTCTGATAAATTAATTCCACGAAAGACAAAAAAAGCTTATTGGGATACTAAAAAATATGGTGGTTTTGATAGTCCAACAGTAGCTTATTCTGTTTTTGTTGTAGCTGACGTCGAAAAAGGTAAAGCTAAGAAATTGAAAACTGTAAAAGAGCTAGTTGGTATTTCTATCATGGAACGTTCTTTCTTTGAAGAAAATCCAGTTGAATTCTTAGAAAATAAAGGATATCACAATATTCGAGAAGATAAATTAATAAAACTTCCAAAATACAGTCTTTTTGAATTTGAAGGTGGAAAAAGACGTTTATTAGCTAGCGCTTCCGAACTTCAAAAAGGAAATGAAATGGTGATTCCAGGATACTTAGTAAAATTGCTTTATCATGCTCAGCGAATCAATAGTTTTAATAGCACTAAATATTTAGATTATGTTAGTGCGCATAAGAAAGAATTTGAAAAAGTTTTATCTTGTGTGGAAGATTTTGCTAACTTATATGTTGATGTTGAAAAAAATTTAAGTAAAATTAGAGCAGTTGCAGATAGTATGGATAACTTCTCAATTGAGGAAATTTCAAATTCATTTATTAATTTATTAACATTGACTGCATTAGGTGCGCCAGCTGATTTCAATTTCCTTGGTGAAAAAATTCCACGTAAACGCTATACTTCGACTAAAGAATGTCTTAATGCCACCCTTATCCACCAATCTATCACTGGTCTTTATGAAACACGTATTGATTTGAGTAAAATAGGAGAAGAGTAA
- a CDS encoding TIGR01906 family membrane protein, translating into MKNKLWTFSTWLWLLALAVLVAIYGAWLIYPLEVDWLKLTLQVTITKDDLLKNFNILMTYLTNPLSNTLSMPDFPSSTDGLKHFRDVKHLFHLAQAVFVVLLYPSWRFWKISRAEKSLFLHRRAFTLAAILPVLIAVAGLLIGFDQFFTLFHEVLFPGDSTWLFNPATDPIIWVLPEEFFLHCFIIFFVTYEVSMIGLLVIARRQLAKRLHDQQKHPKTIKVERND; encoded by the coding sequence ATGAAAAATAAACTTTGGACGTTTAGTACTTGGCTCTGGCTCCTTGCTCTAGCTGTCTTGGTAGCTATTTATGGTGCTTGGCTGATTTACCCTTTGGAAGTTGATTGGCTCAAACTAACCCTTCAGGTCACGATTACCAAAGACGACCTCTTGAAAAACTTTAATATTCTGATGACCTATCTGACCAATCCACTTTCGAACACCCTTTCTATGCCAGATTTCCCGTCATCAACAGACGGGCTCAAGCATTTTCGTGACGTTAAGCATTTATTTCACTTAGCGCAAGCTGTTTTTGTGGTGCTGCTGTATCCGTCTTGGCGTTTTTGGAAAATTAGCAGAGCTGAAAAATCACTTTTTCTACATCGAAGAGCGTTTACTTTGGCAGCTATTTTGCCTGTGCTAATTGCAGTAGCAGGATTGCTGATTGGCTTTGACCAATTTTTTACGCTATTTCATGAAGTGCTTTTCCCTGGTGATTCAACATGGCTGTTCAACCCAGCCACAGACCCAATTATCTGGGTTTTACCAGAGGAATTTTTCTTGCATTGTTTTATCATTTTCTTTGTCACTTACGAAGTTAGTATGATTGGCTTGCTTGTCATTGCTCGCCGTCAATTGGCTAAACGTCTGCACGACCAACAGAAACATCCGAAAACCATTAAGGTAGAAAGGAACGATTAA
- a CDS encoding TIGR01457 family HAD-type hydrolase, translating to MTYKGYLIDLDGTIYKGKNRIPAGERFIQRLQERNIPYVLVTNNTTRTPEKVQEMLATQFNVHTPLETIYTATMATIDYMNDMNRGKTVYVIGETGLKTAIAEAGYVEDTENPAYVVVGLDTQLTYEMLAIATLAIQKGAVFIGTNPDLNIPTERGLMPGAGSINKLLETATRVQPVFIGKPNAIIMNKALDVLGVKREEAIMVGDNYLTDIMAGIQNDIATLLVTTGFTKPEEVPTLPVKPDHVLASLDEWNFDEK from the coding sequence ATGACTTATAAAGGCTATTTGATTGATTTAGATGGAACAATTTACAAAGGGAAAAATCGTATTCCTGCTGGGGAACGTTTTATTCAACGTCTGCAAGAACGCAATATTCCTTATGTTTTGGTGACGAATAATACGACACGCACACCAGAAAAAGTTCAAGAAATGCTTGCGACACAATTCAATGTGCATACACCGCTTGAAACGATTTATACAGCAACAATGGCGACGATTGATTACATGAATGACATGAATCGTGGAAAAACAGTTTATGTGATTGGTGAAACGGGTTTGAAAACAGCTATTGCTGAGGCTGGCTATGTTGAAGATACTGAAAATCCAGCATATGTGGTTGTCGGACTAGATACGCAACTAACTTATGAAATGCTTGCCATTGCAACGCTTGCCATTCAAAAAGGAGCAGTCTTTATTGGAACGAATCCTGATTTGAATATCCCAACGGAGCGTGGGTTAATGCCAGGGGCTGGTTCGATTAATAAACTCTTGGAGACTGCAACACGTGTGCAGCCAGTCTTTATTGGCAAACCAAATGCGATTATCATGAATAAAGCTTTGGATGTTCTGGGAGTTAAACGTGAAGAAGCTATCATGGTTGGTGATAATTATTTAACAGATATTATGGCAGGAATTCAAAATGATATTGCTACTTTGCTTGTGACGACTGGTTTCACCAAACCAGAAGAAGTGCCTACCCTTCCAGTGAAACCTGACCATGTCCTTGCTAGCTTAGATGAATGGAATTTTGATGAAAAATAA
- a CDS encoding NUDIX hydrolase N-terminal domain-containing protein — protein sequence MTVDDKKWVDWLVRLQSLAQAGLAYGRDKYDIERFEEIREISVAMMAELSQLPAQKVADLFANETGYQTPKIDTRAAIFQDDKILLVQEANGKWALPGGWCDVDQSVAENTLKEVKEEAGLDVQLERVIAIQDREKHNQPVSAHKICKIFSLCHAKGGQFTKNLETIASGYFACDNLPDLAESKTTKEQIAMCFTAYHDENWKTLID from the coding sequence ATGACTGTTGATGATAAGAAATGGGTTGATTGGCTTGTTCGCTTGCAATCCTTAGCACAAGCAGGGCTAGCTTATGGTCGCGATAAGTATGATATTGAACGTTTTGAGGAAATTCGAGAGATTTCAGTTGCAATGATGGCTGAATTATCGCAGTTACCAGCTCAGAAAGTAGCTGATTTGTTTGCTAACGAAACGGGCTATCAAACACCAAAAATTGATACACGCGCAGCTATTTTTCAAGATGACAAGATTTTACTAGTGCAAGAAGCTAATGGAAAGTGGGCGCTGCCAGGTGGTTGGTGTGATGTTGACCAATCTGTGGCGGAAAACACGCTTAAAGAGGTGAAAGAAGAAGCTGGACTTGATGTGCAATTGGAGCGCGTGATTGCTATTCAAGACCGTGAAAAACACAATCAACCAGTTTCTGCTCACAAGATTTGTAAGATTTTTTCATTATGCCATGCCAAAGGTGGGCAGTTTACAAAAAATTTAGAAACGATAGCAAGTGGGTATTTTGCGTGTGACAACCTGCCTGATCTTGCTGAATCTAAGACAACGAAAGAGCAGATTGCGATGTGCTTTACTGCTTATCACGATGAGAATTGGAAAACACTAATTGACTAA
- a CDS encoding acyl-ACP thioesterase domain-containing protein: MGLSYQENYQVPFYESDINHNMKLPQLLSLVLQVSGKQSLSLGMSDDYIYQTYNLVWIITEYAIEIERLPKYTENIVIETVPTAYNKLFCYRDFNVYGESGDKIMTIHSTFVLMDYDSRKVHPVIDEIVDVYDVEKIKKIDRGPRYESLEIPEETTYHVRFFDLDLNGHVNNSKYLEWMYDVLDVAFLEEHIPHCINLKYVKEVHYGHDIKSRVETDGLITKHEIVTQGVVHAQARIEWKEK, encoded by the coding sequence ATGGGATTAAGTTATCAAGAAAATTATCAAGTACCTTTTTACGAAAGTGACATTAATCACAACATGAAATTGCCGCAACTTTTATCGTTAGTGTTGCAAGTTTCAGGGAAACAGTCACTTAGTCTGGGGATGAGTGATGATTATATTTATCAAACGTACAATCTTGTTTGGATTATCACAGAGTATGCGATTGAAATCGAGCGTTTGCCAAAATATACTGAAAATATCGTGATTGAAACGGTACCTACGGCTTATAATAAGCTCTTTTGTTACCGTGATTTCAATGTTTATGGTGAATCTGGTGATAAAATCATGACGATTCATTCGACTTTTGTCCTCATGGATTATGATAGCAGAAAGGTTCACCCTGTTATTGATGAAATTGTTGACGTTTATGACGTTGAAAAGATTAAAAAAATCGATCGTGGTCCTCGTTACGAAAGCTTGGAAATTCCAGAAGAAACAACCTATCACGTTCGCTTTTTTGACCTTGATTTGAATGGTCATGTTAACAATAGCAAATACCTTGAATGGATGTATGATGTGTTGGACGTGGCGTTTTTAGAGGAACACATTCCGCACTGCATTAATCTCAAATACGTGAAAGAAGTCCATTATGGGCATGATATTAAATCACGTGTTGAAACAGATGGTTTGATAACAAAACATGAAATTGTTACCCAAGGTGTTGTTCATGCACAAGCTCGCATCGAGTGGAAGGAAAAATAA